In Oryza brachyantha chromosome 1, ObraRS2, whole genome shotgun sequence, the following are encoded in one genomic region:
- the LOC102718420 gene encoding fe-S cluster assembly factor HCF101, chloroplastic — MRSLRAAPASFLAPPAPPLLLPPSTPAPRGVFSAAAAAAAAAANQTHAWCPSPRRVVRLRRPARAGAAPSSAASVEDAKKDVLVALSQIIDPDFGTDIVSCGFVKDLEISEALEEVSFRLELTTPACPVKDMFEEKANEVVAALPWVKKVNVTMSAQPAQPAFAGELPEGLQKISNIIAVSSCKGGVGKSTVAVNLAYTLAGMGARVGIFDADVFGPSLPTMVSPENRLLVMNPESRTILPTEYLGVKMVSFGFAGQGRAIMRGPMVSGVINQLLTTTEWGELDYLVIDMPPGTGDIHLTLCQVAPLTAAVIVTTPQKLAFIDVAKGVRMFSKLKVPCVAVVENMCYFDADGKRFYPFGQGSGAQVVQQFGIPHLFDLPIRPTLSASGDTGIPEVVADPQGDVAKTFQNLGVCVVQQCAKIRQQVSTAVSYDRSIRAIRVKVPDSDEEFLLHPATVRRNDRSAQSVDEWTGEQKVQYGDIPEDIEPEEIRPMGNYAVSITWPDGFSQIAPYDQLEMLERLVDVPRAKTAVISSS, encoded by the exons ATGCGgagcctccgcgccgcgcccgcctccttcctcgcgccgcccgcgcccccTCTGCTCCTCCCTCCATCCACTCCAGCCCCACGAG gCGTCTTctcggctgctgctgctgccgccgccgcggcggctaaCCAGACGCATGCCTGGTGCCCTTCGCCGCGGCGAGTggtccggctccggcggcccgcgcgcgcgggagctGCGCCGTCCAGCG CGGCTTCGGTGGAGGACGCCAAGAAGGACGTGCTCGTAGCGCTGTCCCAGATCATCGATCCCGACTTCGGGACGGACATCGTGTCGTGCGGCTTCGTCAAGGACTTGGAGATTAGCGAGGCCTTGGAAGAG GTCTCGTTTCGTCTGGAGCTGACGACTCCCGCCTGTCCGGTCAAGGACATG TTTGAAGAGAAGGCAAACGAGGTTGTTGCAGCGCTTCCATGGGTCAAGAAGGTCAATGTTACGATGTCTGCGCAACCTGCACAGCCGGCATTTGCAGGGGAGCTCCCAGAAGGACTGCAGAAAATTTCGAATATCATAGCAGTTTCAAGCTGCAAG GGAGGAGTTGGAAAGTCTACTGTTGCTGTAAATCTTGCATATACATTAGCTGGTATGGGAGCCAGGGTTGGAATTTTCGATGCTGATGTCTTTGGTCCAAGCTTACCAACTATGGTTTCTCCTGAGAACCGGCTACTAGTGATG AACCCAGAAAGCAGAACTATTCTTCCAACCGAGTATTTGGGCGTCAAGATGGTGTCTTTTGGCTTTGCTGGTCAAGGAAGAGCAATAATGAGAGGTCCAATGGTTTCAGGAGTGATTAATCAGTTGCTAACCACTACTGAATG GGGTGAACTCGACTACCTTGTCATTGACATGCCTCCTGGAACAGGAGATATACACTTAACGCTCTGTCAG GTAGCCCCATTGACTGCAGCTGTCATCGTTACCACCCCTCAGAAGCTTGCTTTCATTGATGTTGCAAAGGGAGTCAGGATGTTTTCTAAGCTGAAG gtTCCTTGTGTTGCTGTTGTTGAGAACATGTGCTACTTCGATGCTGATGGAAAACGATTTTACCCATTTGGGCAAGGGTCTGGAGCTCAG GTTGTGCAGCAGTTTGGAATACCTCACCTCTTTGATTTGCCCATACGACCAACT CTTTCCGCGTCTGGAGATACTGGAATTCCTGAAGTAGTGGCCGATCCACAAGGGGATGTTGCCAAGACATTTCAGAATCTTGGAGTATGTGTTGTTCAACAATGTGCTAAAATCAGACAACAAG TTTCGACAGCAGTCTCCTATGATAGATCAATTAGAGCAATCCGAGTGAAAGTACCAGATTCAGATGAAGAGTTCTTGTTGCATCCAGCAACAGTCAGAAGGAATGACCGGTCTGCTCAAAGTGTG GACGAATGGACAGGTGAGCAGAAAGTACAATACGGTGATATACCAGAAGACATTGAGCCTGAAGAAATACGTCCTATGGGCAACTACGCAGTTTCTATAACTTGGCCTGATGGTTTCTCTCAG ATAGCACCTTATGATCAATTGGAAATGCTTGAAAGGCTCGTGGATGTTCCCCGTGCAAAAACTGCAGTGATCTCTTCTTCATGA